The DNA region CCATACAAATAGAAACATGGGGAAAAAGTAGTATAACATCAGAACACACAGAATCATTTTTCTGAACCCAATAGTTACATTTTGTGACCGAGTATTCTGTAAACATACATTTTACTGCTTGATATGCCTATTGGAAGAGAAGAAACAGAGTCTAAAAACTACAAATCAGTATTATTACCTGCATTGATCTCATTCATCGCCCTCCGCACAGAAGGATCGGGTATAATATCAACCATCAGTATGTGCTCTATGCTATATCCATATTCTCCCATCACCTGATACAAGATAAAGCAACTACCATTAAGTACATTGAACGACAAACAACCACTTTATCATCCTAAATTTAGAGGATCCATTTCCTCCAATATAACTTATAAATCTTCCCATTGAACGGAAAACAACCATTTTAAGAGCAGCAGCAACAACGACAACTACCACACAAAAACAACGACGACGACAACATGTACCAAACCAAAGCAACAACTTTGTGATAGTTCGCAGGAATTTATCAATTACTTACTCTGTGTATGAAGTCTAAGTTTCTTTTCGCTTACTAATTCTTACATAAATAGCCAAATCATACGTGTGACTTTAAAAGTAGTTATGATTGAAGTTAAAGGTATGACAATTATGATTGATTGATCTGAGTTAAAAAATTTACAGCGAAGATGTTTACAAATTAAACATTTTCCTTCTACTATAATTAACATAATTTCATAAAAGCAATGAGAGTGGTTACCTTTCCAAGTTCTTCCATGACACCTTTTGCAACCTCACCTTTTTGCTCAAACAACTCATCCAAATTCATCTTCGGAACAATAGCACGAGTGACTGCAATAACAAACCACAAACacaaacttaactaaataaaaAACTAAAACTACAAAAATCAACAGTGATAAGGCAGCTTAGTGATAAAGTGGTCATTCATGATCAATTCAACTTTTTCAACTAACAAAAAATAATCACTAACAACAATCATCATTAAGAAAACATATAACCACCAAGGCTTTAAAAAACGGTCTGTTGCCGCGAAAACGGCTATGACAAAACGGTATCAGAAGGTACATGTACTGATATTCACAGTTTTTATGATGAAAAAGAAATTGTAGTTAATTCACACCAGGATCGCAACATATGTACAGACGGAAACTGTAAAAACCTTTGCGCGACCGCGACCGTTATTTAAAACTTTGATGAACACAAAAAAAACAACCAAAATCATAAACAAAACCAAGAGCAAAACACAAACCATCAAAAACATAAGCCTGGATCTGTTCCTGAGGGTTTTGCAACTCATAAAAAGCATCATCAGCACTTTCCTTAACCACGCGGTATTGAATCGAACACAACAACTGCACAAAAACATTATCCTGCACAAACACAATAAGCCtctcaccatcatcatcatcatcattacaTAAAATATTGCCATTTACAACTCAAAATTAACAAATAAATCAAAGTCAACAACTAATGAGTTTCAAATTTCAACCAAGATCAAATCAATCTGAGTTCGATTCTGAAATTCCTTGTAACGAAGGTTTATGATCCAATAAAGAAAGACACAAAGAGAGGAATGGAAAATTAGGTTACTTACCTTGGTTTTGGTTTCGATTTTGACGTCGAGGGAAGCGATACGAGTGGAGAGAATACCAGCGAGACATTCACCGGCGAGGGGGTTGAAGAACTGGAAACCAGGTTGAGCCACTCGGTGAAAACGACCCCACTGTTCAACAACGCCGACGCTAGACTGTTCGACACAGCCACAGAATAAACAGAACGTATTCCCCATTCTGAATTTTCTTCGATCGATTGATAATAATAATCTAAACAAACAACACCGCTTTTTTTTTTGTCGTTGTTATTGCTATATAAAATGTCAATATGTAGTGATGTGTGTATAAgagttatgtggatttgaatCCTACACGAGAGAGATTGGTACAAAAAATTAATTAGTTATATATACCTACTTACTTATCATCTTAGGTATGATGATATTTACCTATATCTAATACACAAATAGAAGAATCATATAAGATAAGCTATATTAGAATTTATTATTTTgaattatttaaaatttaatgAAGGGAAATCAAGGGAAATGATATCTattatttcaattttatttctttctgtcattttaattttctttttgATACGGTAATGGACAAATGAGAAGACATTGTCTTTGATCTGTCAAAATTAATCGGGAGTCTTTACATCAATATCGTTACCTATCATATTTTCTTTCACGATAGACACATTTAGGCTAAAGAACACTTCATTTTTATCAAGGCTCACTAGTTGACACGAGGCTTTTTAATATTTGGTGAGAAATCACCTCTACTTTTTTTTTAGACTTTGCTCTTAGGCTATCATCAAGCGAAAATTAAATGGTTAATATTTAGAACATTCATAGTCACTTGCATGATATTTTTGTTGTTTCTTTTTTTCTTCATTAAGTGTAAGACTTTAAAATATGTTAGaatataaaataaaaatgtaAGGGGAAATAGAATCACCTTGGCATAGGCCCATATTCGGCCTGAAACTAGCACTAGGGTAACGGTTGATCAACATATGGAATGACACTATTGAGATGCAATTAAGGATTAATGAATTTTGAAATGAATTCCTAAGTTTAGAGAACCCCTCTAAAAAAAATTCATTTCATTCTATCGTATCCTTTCCCATATCTAATTTGAGGATCATCATTCCTTTCTTGCCGTTACTTTTTTTCTTCATCAAATGAAAGCATTCCGTTGATAATAATGTGTTATTAGTGATGAATATTCCTTTGAAAAAAGAAGTTTTTTCTTCATCAATCACATCCATAAGAAGGGATTTGACATTATTGATTAGGATCTTAGTCATAATCTTCATTGTCACATTATATTGGCTTATGGGCCAAAATTGTTTTGGTGGTGACGAATTCTTTCACTTGGAAATAATTTCTATTAATGTATTTCATTAATGCACCATGAGGACATGTTTTCATTAAGAATACTAAGAGCAATATTCTTAATATCTTTTCTAATAATGTGCAATATGTTTTTGGTAAAACAACACTAGAAACCCATTTAGGCCGGGGCTTTCAAAGGATTCATTTGGTTATCTGCCTCTTTGACATCTTCTGTAGTAAAAAGTAAGTTGAAAATATAACATCATTTGTATTTAACTCCAAcatttttgattttatttgacttgcACCTATGATATACCGACCCTAGTGCTCACCTAGTGTCATTCTCTTGATAATCGTGATTGCATCTTTTGCAATTTTAGCCACCAGTGAATCAATTGCAGTGGCGTTAAGCAACAACTTTAGCTATTGTAAAAGCCCATTTCGTAATATTTTCATCAGAGCCAAGTCATCAAAGTCATGTTTTGCATATCTTCTTAACATTGACATGTATCGTTGATAAACTTTACATAATGTTTTATTAGCACCTTGTTAAAAGACTGAAATTATAGTTTGTGCATCCATGAgttttttttaaagaaaaaccAATTAAAAAATTTCTACACCATATGAAACAACACGTTCTAGTTGGTGGTTTGTATGGTCTGATCTATGTACCAATCTTTAGCTTTACTTATAAGACAGTGTGGGAATAATCTCGAAAACACAAACTTCTTGTTCTTCTTCGACTCTAATAGTTCCTGATATTTCATAAAAGTTTGTAAAATGATAATAAGAATCTTCATTATCTAAACCTACAATTTGCCATAAATAATTTAAAGTAACTCAATTCTCATATTAAATTGTCTTCTTTTATTAAAGACCGTCCTAAGTGAGTTAATCTCCATGGATTATAAAAGAAATACATTTCATTATCATTGGTGCTATTGTCATGATCATCTTCATTGTTGTTGTTTTCATTATTGTTGTTTTAGTTTTTGATGACTTGAGGATCATACTATTGGATGTTTGCAATTATGGAAGTGtttgtttgctttgcttttttttttttagattttgGAGAGCATTCCTTTCAATTTTTATATCAAAAGGAACTAAAATTCTGTCTCACATAGCAACAAACATGTCAGtaataataagaaaaataaaacaaaaatataCATAATATGAACGAAAATTCACAATTTGACTTAAAATTATAATAATCACAAATAAGATATAATTTTGCCATTTCCCAACAATAACACCATTTTGTTGATCttcattttttcttttaaagtgTGTAGAAGTATAGTGGTTATGTCAACAAAAATCACATTGTAGTGGGTAAAAATATTGAATCCATTGGGAATGAGGAATATAATTTATACATAAGAATTACTATTTTAAGTAGAAAATGAGTTGTGTTTGAAATGTTAGTTTAACATAAAACAAAATAAGTAAAATAAGATAATATCAGTGATATAGATTGTTAGGGTTAGGTTGCAACTATTACGGGTACATGCATAATATGATTAGTTATGTATATTTTAACCACAATCTATATTATCACATGAAGCTAAACAATGTTATCCATGTTTGGAATAATAACGTGATATTAACTATATTGTTTATTCGACGATTTCTCAGACTAATAAATAATATGATAACCTTAAATTTCAACAACATATGTGAATATCATATTTATATTTATGTATAAACTCTAACTCATGATATATGATAACCTAAATATAAATCTAACAACATATCTCAACATCAGCTAGATACACATATCATATTATAAACGTTCATGTTCTTCAAGGCATAAGTAAGATTTACACTAGTTTTAAACCCAAGAGACCCTTTCGAAACCTCATAGATTAACATGCATGATACTAGTATAAGAGGCATTAAGAAAAAGAGTAAAGATAAAATATGTTGATTGATTAAATTAGGCATAACTCCTTGATCATTTCAAATacatataatatataataatatacACACCTAAGCCTAATAAGAGAGAACTTAGATACACGTGATGGAAGCTAGATAGAAGATGTAGACATAGAATCACATTGAGAGGGTTTCTTAATCCTCAGATAATCCACTTCTATAGGCGTTCGACGTTATAAATTTTCTGGCTCTCTCTCAATGAGAATTTTACTAAACTATATAACTTACCAAAACTATATGAAATTGATATCTAAAACAAACTGGCCACGCCTTTATTTATAGATTTTCAAAGTTGTCTTCATTTGTTAGGCGAGCTGTAATTCTCCAAGAGGATTATCCTATATGGTTATGTAGCACCAAAGTTATCTTCAAGTTGCCTTAATGAGCCGCCATGAATTAGTCAAGTGAGTTGTAATTTCTCCTTACTTATTTTTCCTATTTTAGATTCATCGAGTATCCATATATGAGTTTCCTTCATTTGGCTCGACAATTATTATTTTATGCATTTCTTTTTAGTATTTTAATCTAAAATAATCAAAAAGATGATAAAATAAGATACATGCATATTTTTAGGACAATTCTCAAATAAGCATAAAATTGAGGGACTTTTCCATGTTACTTCGTGTGCAAGTAAGTCAATAAGTTTGTTAATATAATAGTGATAAATAAGTAAGTTACACACTTATCAGCTATACCACTAACCTTATATTTTCCATATCCAGAGCAACCAGCAATCACTCACaaactaaaattaaaaaaaaaactatttacTCCATCTCCGCTTCATTAAGGTTAGTCTTCATTAAGAACATCAAATAAGGGTTTTTAATACGATTAGCCTTGACATGGCTCAAACTTTTTCATGATTCCCTAACCCCCTACAATTCTAAATTAAGATTTATATTGAGGTATAAGGTGTTTTTCATCCAGCACTCCCTCTAAAGATTGTAGTTGTTCTAGTTCACTAGTTGGCCTTATTTGTTCTTCTACTCTAGACAAATGGGTTGGATCATCATTTATAAGTGTTACTTAAATTAATTATGTCTTTTATAATTATGTCATTAGTTTTTCATGGGTTGTCTCTTTCCCCACTTTACTCTTCCTAGTCCATTTTTTGGTACTTCTTTAGTAGCCTTCATTTTTGTATGAGAACTTTTGTCCCTTTTGTTTACAACTAGGGTTGTGATCATGATGTTATTTAAAGATTCAACAACATTCTCCACCATCCAATGGGATTTCACTCTGACATTATATGGTACCAACTCTGATTGAGGGATTGTGGCAGTGGGTTTCCCCTCTTTATCCACTTCAACAACTTTCTCCTTATAATCATTTGGGATCCCCTAAATATTAAGTCTCTCAACAAATAAACTCCTTATGCAACTACTTGGACTATTTCTATCATAATTTCAAAAATGAATTTTGGTAGTGGGGATGCTCTCAATCATTTCCCAAAACATAGCTTATTGTAATTAATTCTTCAAACTTGACCTCTTCTTTATCTTCCATTTGTTCATAGTCTTTAGTTTTGTGTCCAATCTTCCCACAAATGAAGCAAAGTGTTGGTAGTTGTTCATAATTTTAAAAAACCCAAATGCATTTCCCTTGGCATTTATAGACGATTCCCTTTTTCAATGATTTCTCTAAGTCCACCAACATTTTATTTATGAGGAATCTCCCTAACCCGTCTTCATCTTGTTTATCGATTTCCATAAACTTTCCTAGGAAGTCCCAATTTTTTTCATAGAATCAAATCATATCTTCAAAGGGAGGTCGTATATTCTCACACAAAATTCCCTGACGTGCATTTCCATATCCAAGGGTCTCTCATCTCCTAATATTCTCTTTAAAATGATCATATTTATGTCAAAACTCCACATGTCATTCTTTATAATGGAGTCTGCAACAGTTTTGGCGCTAAATCAAAAGAGGAATATATTTTTGTTGAGGTTTTGAACTCCAATCGTTTTTTTAATCTACGAGCTTAATTAATCAATTTCTTTAAGATTCTTGAGTTGAAAGGATTATTTGACCATATATTATCATCCAAAGATCTTACAAAAATTTCCTCTTCACAAACTTCCCCTTCATCAACAATACACCTCTCCTCCTCTTCTTCCTTCGTAAGTTCTATTTTTCTTCTCCAAATCTTGATTGAATGATAGAATAGAGAATCccaaaaccaaaaaataaataTGAATCCAAGTAAATGACCTAGGATGTACATATTAGTGGAGACCCATTTGAGGCGAGGAAACCAGAAGGAACCTAATGGCAAGGATCGGCGCCTCGATGAAAGAAGTGAAGGAACCCTAGACAAGGTAGGAGAAACACATTAAGTCTTTTCTTAAAAGAGATAAAGTTAGACTTCTCTCAAGAAAAAAAAATACGGAGTAGGGATGTCAAATTGACCTATTGCCAGTGGATACTTGTAAAAAATACCCACTATGGGTAGGATAAAAACACCCAAAATGGGTATGTGCATGATCTCGGGTAATTGTCCACTTAAATAAGTAGGTATAGGTGTGGGTATAGACACCTTAGTACCCACCCTGCCCCATACCCACATAAtacatatttatattttttaatttgtaTTATTAGATGTCAATGCATATCTAtcaatttataaaaaaaagaaTTGTTAAACCATTAAGTATTTAATACAAGTGTTTGTTTATTTCataattcaaaaatattttttttaaatgtctttaatattttaaaaaacttaaaatgatatgaaattttataatttataatttatttttattagaaaTGTGAGCAATAGGTACAAATATGGGTGCTTACATATCCCTAGAGTATGAGTACGGATGCTAAGATATAAACACGAGTAACAAGATTTTTTCCAACCACAAGTATGAGAATAAATATTATTGTACTCTGTCAAAACTCTGGCCATTACATCCCTAGTGGACCGTGTAGTCTTCCAATGTTCATTAAGGAAGAGATGGTTCATCATAGATCCTTTAATAGTAATATTACTCTAAAAATAGACATTGGGATGCATTTTATATAACTTATTAGAAATTAATTTTTAAAGTCCTTCAAGATTTTGGGTTCAatgaaaaatatatataatttgaTTGAGGTTGTCTTGGCATCTACTAGATTGTCTATATCTATGAAGTGTAATGTTGCAAGTGTTTTTATCTTGTCAAATAGAAATTAGGCAATGATCCCTTGTCCCTTCTCCTTTTTTTTATTGGAGAACAAGTTCTTCATAAAGACATATAAAAATTTGTTGAATTTGTATCACTATCTTTGATCATAGGCCTAAGGGATACTTTTGTTCCTTTTTAAGTTGTGTATGTTGATAACTTGACGATAAGTTTTTTAAAGGAACCCTTGATAATCTTAAACATCTCAAAGGCCTCTTTGATAGGTCTAGTCAAGCCTCTAGAAAAATTATCAATCCTAGTAAATTAACTATATACATGGATTTCATTACCACTAGAAGACAACAAACATAATTATTCTTCTTCATTCTCCAATCAACATGATTCATTTCATTTGTATTGGTGTGTTTATTCCTTTCCTTTGTTAACTTGATCCCTAAGAAAATGATACATCCTCTCCATGTGTTTACTTTGACCATGACACATTGAATGATTCACCAGGTCGATAGTTGACTTGTTGTCGACAAACAACTTCATTTTCCTAGGTTCGATTATCTTGAGGTCTTCGAGAAACATCTTTATCCATGCTGCTTGACATGTTTCATATGATGTAACCACGTATTCAGTTTCACAAGATGACAAGGCTACAATGTTTTTCTTCCTTGAGCTCCGTGAGATTGGAGCGCCTTCGATCATGAATATGTAGCCTACAATACTCTTCTTCTCATCTTGATCTCCACTGAAATCTGAATCAGTGTAGCCATATACTTATGCATCTGTATTGGTTTTCTTCTGCCTTAACATCAACACACCATAATCAATCGTACCCTTTATTCATCTCAACATCCTTTTAACTGTAGTGAGATGATATTTTTGGGGTTTCTCCATGAATGTGCTCAACAATTCGACACTTTTGACAAATATTTGGCCTGGTgtttgttgaaaagtatattttcggcaaatattttaatatcgtatccacagagattggttgttatcaccgccgttctataatccaaattgttataagtttaaaatgtaaccaagttgttttgtttgaaaagttatcttttgagtaaaatgtcactaaaacaataaaatagttttaatcaaatgtaaaaggcttggcaagattggagttcactattcaaatttcttatgtttccttatgacaactatatagacttaaaattattgatgatattcaagtatcctctcaatatcatttatctctaaatgatattgtgataatcactatattaatggctaaatgatattgatgatattcaagcaatctttaatgtttgatacaaaagaagagtagtgtataaatctatttctacaactcattcactacttgaaagtatattttaagtcaagacttgaataatctttctcaacaactactcaaatctaaatattcaaaatagggcaaaaatatcattcaatacatcaataacCTTTTGTCATATACAAGagtcaaatggaatacataaacaaataggaatagctactacctccaatcttgacaaaatggggtttagctcctcatcatcattttgg from Lathyrus oleraceus cultivar Zhongwan6 chromosome 1, CAAS_Psat_ZW6_1.0, whole genome shotgun sequence includes:
- the LOC127131028 gene encoding hypersensitive-induced response protein 4, coding for MGNTFCLFCGCVEQSSVGVVEQWGRFHRVAQPGFQFFNPLAGECLAGILSTRIASLDVKIETKTKDNVFVQLLCSIQYRVVKESADDAFYELQNPQEQIQAYVFDVTRAIVPKMNLDELFEQKGEVAKGVMEELGKVMGEYGYSIEHILMVDIIPDPSVRRAMNEINAAQRLLLASEFKGEADKVVIVKKAEAEAESKYLGGVGVARQRQAITDGLRENILEFSTKVEGTSAKEVMDLIMITQYFDTIKELGNSSKNTTVFIPHGPGHVRDISNQIRNGMMEASCAQVTDDVE